A single genomic interval of Helianthus annuus cultivar XRQ/B chromosome 13, HanXRQr2.0-SUNRISE, whole genome shotgun sequence harbors:
- the LOC110900697 gene encoding uncharacterized protein LOC110900697 translates to MYVDVTYTKAWRGRRKAIERIYGTWESNFQELPKYVLRIQSRNPGTVVSWFHHPHSAPGHPTFKYVFWAFGPSIRAFHLCQPVISVDGTHLKGGYRGKLLVAVTKNANNYIMPVAYALVDEETVHSWCWFFQNLREYVTKDCNSRICVLSDRHAGIINAMENLLNWREPNAYHRYCLRHVRSNFSGRFKTKSLRKRCWMIGSTSQRRKYLWAVREMQLLNRGAWNYLNDIDKSKWTIVHDRGNRRWGKLTTNISESMNNVLREARLLPVKALIHYTFTKDVSEYARHAQMAQSCNTPLPPRIWSRFNKLHSVAMQHEVSVYDVREGRYAVVSREETNDDGGNEYTVEYRRHRCSCGKWQMLRFPCSHAISVCAWRGEQPHDVTHSIFHTTTYQEQYSGHFFTLGHKDEWEEADWTIQGDPSRVTTHRGRVRSRRIQNEMDVNYHDEPQARRCSRCGETGHNRKTYGRR, encoded by the coding sequence ATGTATGTCGATGTTACGTATACGAAGGCGTGGCGTGGACGAAGAAAGGCAATTGAGAGGATATATGGAACCTGGGAAAGCAACTTTCAGGAGCTGCCAAAGTACGTGTTACGGATTCAGTCTCGAAACCCTGGTACGGTGGTTTCATGGTTTCATCACCCGCACTCGGCTCCAGGACATCCAACATTCAAATATGTTTTTTGGGCATTTGGTCCTTCTATTCGCGCGTTTCATCTTTGCCAGCCTGTCATCTCTGTGGATGGCACACACTTGAAAGGAGGGTACCGTGGTAAGTTGTTGGTTGCGGTAACCAAAAACGCCAACAACTACATAATGCCAGTGGCGTATGCTCTAGTTGACGAAGAGACGGTTCATAGTTGGTGTTGGTTTTTCCAAAATTTGAGAGAATACGTCACCAAAGACTGTAACAGTAGAATTTGTGTTCTATCAGACCGTCATGCCGGGATAATTAATGCGATGGAGAACCTTCTGAATTGGAGGGAACCAAACGCCTACCACCGTTATTGTCTTCGGCATGTCAGAAGCAATTTTAGTGGTAGGTTCAAGACCAAATCTCTTAGGAAGCGGTGTTGGATGATCGGGAGCACAAGTCAACGAAGAAAGTATCTTTGGGCTGTGAGAGAAATGCAGCTGTTAAATCGGGGTGCTTGGAACTACCTGAACGACATCGACAAAAGCAAGTGGACTATTGTTCATGACCGCGGAAACCGTCGTTGGGGTAAGCTTACGACGAACATATCTGAGTCTATGAATAATGTCTTACGGGAAGCAAGACTCCTGCCAGTAAAAGCCTTGATTCATTATACGTTCACCAAGGACGTATCAGAGTATGCTCGCCACGCGCAGATGGCCCAAAGCTGCAATACCCCTCTACCCCCTCGAATTTGGTCCAGGTTTAACAAGTTGCATTCCGTAGCCATGCAACATGAAGTGTCCGTCTACGATGTCAGAGAAGGTCGTTACGCGGTGGTTTCAAGGGAAGAAACCAATGATGACGGTGGAAACGAGTACACCGTTGAATACAGACGCCACCGATGCTCATGCGGGAAATGGCAAATGCTTAGATTCCCTTGTTCCCATGCTATCTCCGTTTGCGCTTGGAGGGGTGAGCAACCACATGACGTTACCCACTCCATATTCCACACCACCACCTATCAGGAACAGTATAGCGGTCATTTTTTCACCCTGGGACACAAAGATGAGTGGGAAGAAGCGGACTGGACAATTCAAGGGGACCCTTCGAGGGTCACAACACATCGAGGCAGGGTTCGTTCAAGAAGAATTCAAAACGAGATGGATGTTAACTACCACGATGAACCCCAGGCACGTCGATGCAGCAGATGCGGAGAAACCGGGCACAACAGGAAGACCTATGGCCGACGTTAA